A stretch of the Coprobacillus cateniformis genome encodes the following:
- the lepB gene encoding signal peptidase I — protein MEKEDIKKSLFEYIKVIIITVVFTLAVLYFIQISRVVGASMEPTYHNGNIILVDKVFYKKGQPSYNDIVVVAYHVSPGEDQIIKRIIGLPGDHIEMKDNKLYRNGELLNEDYIKEAMVGNEDFAYDIPEGKVFVMGDNRNNSIDSRMIGYIDFDDQVVGRVFFKVF, from the coding sequence ATGGAAAAAGAAGATATCAAGAAATCCTTGTTTGAATATATAAAAGTGATTATTATAACAGTTGTATTCACTTTAGCAGTCCTTTATTTTATACAAATCTCTCGTGTTGTTGGTGCTTCAATGGAACCAACTTATCATAATGGTAATATTATTCTTGTAGATAAAGTCTTTTATAAGAAAGGACAGCCTTCTTATAATGATATTGTTGTTGTGGCATATCATGTGAGTCCTGGAGAAGATCAAATTATTAAAAGAATTATAGGATTACCAGGTGATCATATTGAAATGAAAGACAATAAACTTTATCGTAATGGAGAATTATTGAATGAAGACTATATCAAGGAAGCGATGGTAGGCAATGAAGATTTTGCCTATGATATACCAGAAGGAAAAGTCTTTGTTATGGGAGATAACCGTAATAATAGTATAGATTCACGAATGATTGGATATATTGATTTTGATGATCAGGTTGTTGGTCGTGTGTTTTTTAAGGTCTTTTGA
- a CDS encoding SigB/SigF/SigG family RNA polymerase sigma factor, translating into MASSKTLDLLVKVRSGDEQAKEQVVKDNLGLVWSIVHRFKNSYYDKEDLFQIGCIGLMKAINHFDPSYNVQFSTYAVPIIMGEIKRYFRDDGTIKVSRSLKELNIKVTKAKEILQAENNEEPTVEEVARYLEVDVHDVVEAIDSSYYPTSLSEPIYEKDGSTISMEDRLIDKSDHMWFEKIALEMEMEKLDEKEKMIIYMRYQLDYNQEAIAQRLGISQVQVSRLEKKIVTKLRTRLKDGG; encoded by the coding sequence ATGGCTAGCTCAAAAACATTAGACTTACTTGTAAAGGTGCGTTCAGGGGATGAACAAGCTAAAGAACAGGTGGTCAAAGATAATCTTGGATTGGTATGGTCTATTGTTCATAGATTCAAGAATAGCTATTATGATAAGGAAGATTTGTTTCAAATTGGTTGCATTGGATTAATGAAAGCTATTAATCATTTTGATCCATCATATAATGTCCAATTTTCAACATATGCTGTTCCTATTATTATGGGAGAAATCAAAAGATATTTCCGTGATGATGGAACAATCAAAGTTTCACGTTCACTCAAAGAATTAAATATCAAGGTCACCAAAGCCAAAGAGATATTGCAGGCAGAAAATAATGAAGAACCTACTGTTGAAGAAGTTGCCCGTTATTTGGAGGTAGATGTACATGATGTTGTTGAAGCTATTGACTCATCTTACTACCCAACTTCATTAAGTGAACCAATATATGAAAAAGATGGTTCAACAATTAGTATGGAAGATAGATTAATTGATAAGAGTGATCATATGTGGTTTGAAAAAATTGCCTTGGAAATGGAAATGGAAAAACTAGATGAGAAAGAGAAAATGATTATCTATATGCGTTATCAATTAGATTATAATCAGGAAGCTATAGCTCAAAGATTGGGAATTTCACAAGTTCAGGTTTCACGACTTGAGAAAAAAATTGTGACAAAATTGAGAACACGCTTAAAAGATGGAGGATAA
- the spoIIAB gene encoding anti-sigma F factor: MNQMEVSFSASLDNENFARTTVGAFLTPLNPTIDEIIEFKTIVAEGVSNAIIHGYNHNPECMVVMKVQIEDRQVKLIIQDYGKGIENLDQVKTPFYTTAKDLEHAGMGMTIIETLADSLEIESVVNIGTKLIITKRLKDNG, from the coding sequence ATGAATCAAATGGAAGTTAGCTTTAGTGCATCACTTGATAATGAGAACTTTGCTCGTACGACAGTAGGTGCTTTTTTAACACCTTTAAATCCAACAATCGACGAGATTATTGAATTTAAGACAATTGTTGCAGAAGGTGTCAGCAATGCGATTATTCATGGCTATAATCATAACCCAGAGTGTATGGTTGTTATGAAAGTACAAATAGAAGATCGTCAAGTCAAACTCATTATACAGGATTATGGAAAAGGCATTGAAAACTTAGATCAGGTGAAAACACCTTTTTATACAACCGCAAAAGACTTAGAACATGCAGGAATGGGAATGACAATCATAGAAACACTTGCTGACTCATTAGAGATAGAAAGTGTTGTCAATATAGGAACAAAACTAATCATCACAAAAAGACTGAAAGATAATGGCTAG
- a CDS encoding STAS domain-containing protein (This anti-anti-sigma factor, or anti-sigma factor antagonist, belongs to a family that includes characterized members SpoIIAA, RsbV, RsfA, and RsfB.), producing the protein MENSMNIEITDQLIIVHFQGEIDCVNAPVYRQQLSDLLEETNEDVVFDFKGTSFIDSSGIGLVLGRYNQLKFDHRTLILTGLNQVAYRLFELTGLFQIMPYYETIESLKEGTL; encoded by the coding sequence GTGGAAAACAGTATGAATATAGAAATTACAGATCAGTTAATTATTGTCCATTTTCAAGGTGAAATAGATTGTGTTAATGCCCCTGTTTATCGTCAACAATTAAGTGATCTACTAGAAGAAACAAATGAAGACGTCGTTTTTGATTTTAAAGGCACATCTTTTATTGATAGTTCAGGAATTGGTTTGGTTTTAGGTCGTTATAACCAACTCAAGTTTGATCATAGAACTCTTATTTTAACAGGTTTAAATCAGGTAGCATATCGTTTATTTGAATTAACAGGATTATTTCAAATTATGCCTTATTATGAAACAATTGAAAGTTTAAAGGAGGGGACACTATGA
- a CDS encoding AraC family transcriptional regulator, with protein sequence MEWLMNLNKAIEYIENNLDKEISNDEAARIACCSTYYFQRMFTYVTGISLAEYIRRRRMSQAAFELQRTEQKVIDIALKYGYSSPTSFNRAFQNVHGMTPTAAKNMGSILNAYPPIKFSVEVTGGHVMSYHIEKKDAMRIVGIRTPLVEDMGENHKNIPNFWKETRQGMNFQKICSLSTLEPRGILGISVYQNPENIFYYIAAASDKPILEGMYEYEIPAATWVIFKTDGHFQESVQSVFQRFYKEWLLFSGYEYAGLPDIEVYPIEEEKPISGYSEVWIAIKKKEN encoded by the coding sequence ATGGAATGGTTAATGAATTTAAATAAAGCCATAGAATATATTGAAAACAATTTGGATAAAGAAATATCTAATGATGAAGCAGCACGTATTGCCTGTTGTTCAACGTACTATTTTCAACGTATGTTTACCTATGTAACAGGTATTTCATTAGCGGAGTATATTCGTCGTCGCAGGATGTCGCAAGCGGCTTTTGAATTACAAAGAACAGAACAAAAGGTCATAGATATTGCATTGAAATATGGATATTCTTCCCCTACTTCTTTTAATAGAGCATTTCAAAATGTTCATGGTATGACTCCCACTGCTGCTAAAAACATGGGAAGTATATTAAATGCATATCCACCAATCAAATTTTCTGTTGAAGTTACAGGCGGTCATGTTATGTCATATCACATTGAGAAAAAAGATGCTATGCGTATTGTTGGCATCCGTACTCCATTAGTTGAAGACATGGGAGAAAATCACAAAAATATCCCCAACTTTTGGAAAGAAACAAGACAAGGAATGAATTTTCAAAAAATATGTTCTTTATCTACATTAGAACCTCGAGGAATTTTAGGAATCAGTGTTTATCAGAATCCTGAGAATATTTTTTACTATATTGCTGCAGCAAGTGATAAACCTATTTTAGAAGGAATGTACGAATATGAAATACCAGCAGCAACATGGGTTATCTTTAAAACTGATGGACATTTTCAAGAGAGTGTACAAAGTGTTTTTCAACGATTTTATAAAGAATGGCTATTATTCTCGGGCTATGAATATGCAGGACTTCCTGATATTGAGGTATATCCCATAGAAGAGGAAAAACCCATAAGTGGTTATTCTGAAGTGTGGATTGCCATAAAAAAGAAGGAGAATTAA
- a CDS encoding GyrI-like domain-containing protein has protein sequence MNYQIVLKDIEPIHVAYMKYVGVVTEANKVFPHVFKAIMGKTNGAPLFNYLSLNKETKIGEMELCVPTNATPTGNGIETKQLPRIKAICVTHIGPYETLSLAYECINDFAKQNKFILVPPFREVFIKGPGMLLKGNPSKYITEIQFPIMEE, from the coding sequence ATGAACTATCAAATTGTATTAAAAGATATTGAACCAATTCATGTCGCTTATATGAAGTATGTGGGAGTTGTTACTGAAGCCAATAAAGTTTTTCCTCATGTCTTTAAAGCGATTATGGGAAAGACAAATGGGGCGCCCTTATTCAACTATCTCTCACTTAATAAAGAAACGAAAATTGGAGAGATGGAACTTTGTGTTCCAACAAACGCAACACCTACTGGAAATGGTATAGAAACTAAGCAATTACCACGCATAAAAGCAATCTGCGTTACTCATATCGGTCCCTATGAAACACTTTCACTTGCATATGAATGTATTAATGATTTTGCCAAACAAAATAAATTTATCTTAGTTCCACCTTTTCGCGAAGTTTTCATAAAAGGTCCTGGCATGCTCTTAAAAGGGAATCCCAGCAAATACATTACAGAAATACAATTTCCAATTATGGAGGAATAA